In Leishmania donovani BPK282A1 complete genome, chromosome 28, one DNA window encodes the following:
- a CDS encoding endonuclease/exonuclease/phosphatase-likeprotei n — translation MMPRSNGEAADGSGTVGGTHSGGHQNRVCVAPENPARSLATMSSSNNVFSLVAATPDVNISDYQPLQVPRTTTVRHVTMSNGGGLPLQRTSASEFSSLAGIRSMRSGANTSAASEDQPLPMLTMLPFSSASSVTKSAGSTGVGVESGIGGSGAATTGAAAMTTSIGPGTSSAGRSMTLLERRNNRERSALSLSCLSGLNVEKLQESMRETSLVFNSQETPEPVSQGWSKTVASAALLSDYAMPSVRASPPGAGDVPRSTAAHSARQATAKFQGQAPRPPSSGEDGSGPRRSHPISTSESRTIDEIPGALKVIGYNILASRLASTDLYPACPPSVLSEEYRLDLIKEELRRVDPDILLLEEISVAAHERTLGPYLRTALGMEGHHVVITDRNGAPRCAPLTQQSKGAAAFSPALAIPFGIPCSTEKRPNSVSMTATLAGAAACNSDASARRGAAGGAANGSGDVDRRSNSPHLPQLAETSWSRRSSRRSSVVAASRFPASSCGTPAIWQKRGEALPLQHPQPFSMPQQEMSCSSLEDPQIQPKAMTDEESMQRSCSAAEFTQGATARVNRQTMGSGAPPAVLRAEKATEEALGHRRVEMDGVSIFYKAARFRELEVMPVLFNRLAAAEKRLTRYEHKKLQVDSHNVALVVVLQDMQVIGVSRIYVVAAVHLIWQRINAQLWQAHQLLRVMEGLKHKYCKGYVDLVYPSGRGSIACDSAVTQPPSIIDTPLMREGTRRHAQDDVAPQPSLPTPLPLQQPRALSARCQSIVPSRATTEASDPAGDSDGSRLFNVAATDRMRCRYASVCSGVASSPTSSVTCIIGGDFNAERSGPVMEYLRTGRVPGGAEVMEYWRAPKSESPVPLDRTDERGTGRATARGEVNALRPTPPPPSKVPPPTLYGVLNPAGQEMIRISPHNSMHSSLCSTGSPPSVLPRRATKSPPRNSVSNAASAAATGNGTGDDLCLHQPYTPLSKRPFNLYPSRVSDGVLSSHNRADNRLQCRRDLAKGTTVAAPTSPRRSAPTPSPQPTENDLRCNRGSTSPTLLSTSSSFIDTPSCGCDDGCGGGSNLAAVAASSSQYVLFSASSSPARCCSSDAQLPLLRPSMSMNRTPTVHAASPASAPQTSPSSARENGGSATIPENHRAYTRRRTLPDMSNIESSTLEHSRSRSASQSGSVLSTAFPTNCAMRLAVHTRHDTLSVELGEPDWESEESRGRTPMLGDATDVASSAQPSPSHDHQEGVGGAGGVVEKGEVNAKRRHRIHALKSFAGADGGGSGGNASASSNYGLVMGDHRLSLDGDPATPASPRARRKRRPAVAASRDGAPSPASPQATRHFSSQAALQSPSAVDYDFTCSTVSASPPVSLLCLPTLIANSAYTPPSPPVLLIDDVVHKIRLSDAYAPYCYRHPSYVSAVNPSTNMEGKVLDHILYEDEHVVCGGVLRLGERQELPNARVPSDHYMIGSVLIPIQELHRA, via the coding sequence ATGATGCCGCGGTCCAacggggaggcggcggacggTAGCGGAACCGTCGGCGGCACACACTCCGGTGGCCATCAGAACAGAGTATGTGTCGCACCGGAAAACCCTGCCCGATCCTTGGCTACCATGtcgagcagcaacaacgTGTTCAGCCttgtcgccgccacgccggATGTAAATATCAGCGACTACCAACCGCTGCAAGTCCCACGGACCACGACGGTGCGCCATGTGACGAtgagcaacggcggcggtctgccgctgcagcggaccTCTGCGTCGGAATTTTCGAGTCTCGCCGGCATTAGAAGCATGCGCAGTGGCGCCAAcacctcggccgcctccgaAGACCAGCCGCTGCCCATGCTGACAATGCTACCTTTCTCTTCCGCCTCGAGCGTTACCAAGTCAGCCGGCAGTACCGGCGTTGGTGTGGAGAGCGGCATCGGCGGGTCTGGTGCCGCCACAAcgggcgccgcagcgatgaCCACAAGCATTGGCCCGGGCACCTCGTCCGCTGGTCGCTCTATGACACTACTGGAGCGTCGAAACAATCGCGAGCGCAGCGCTCTGAGCCTCTCATGTTTGTCAGGGCTGAATGTAGAGAAGCTTCAGGAAAGCATGCGGGAAACTAGTCTCGTCTTCAATTCTCAAGAAACACCGGAGCCTGTGTCGCAGGGATGGTCCAAGACTgtcgcctcggcggcgctgctgagtgATTACGCCATGCcatctgtgcgcgcgtcgccgccgggcGCGGGAGACGTGCCTCGCTCCACGGCCGCGCACTCGGCGCGGCAGGCCACCGCCAAGTTTCAGGGTCAGGCACCGCGGCCccccagcagcggcgaagacggcagcggcccccGCCGCAGTCATCCCATTTCCACCTCGGAGTCCAGAACGATCGATGAGATACCAGGAGCGCTAAAGGTAATCGGCTACAACATCCTGGCGAGCCGGCTAGCGTCCACCGACTTGTACCCCGCCTGCCCACCGTCGGTGCTGAGTGAAGAGTATCGACTGGACCTCATCAAGGAGGAGCTCCGGCGCGTTGACCCCGACATATTGCTCTTGGAGGAGAtcagcgtggcggcgcacgagCGCACTCTCGGGCCTTACTTGAGAACGGCGCTCGGGATGGAGGGGCATCACGTTGTCATCACTGATCGCAACGGAGCTcctcgctgcgcaccgctgaCGCAGCAGTCCAAGGGAGCAGCCGCGTTCTCGCCTGCTCTTGCTATCCCTTTTGGAATCCCCTGCAGCACTGAGAAGAGGCCGAACTCGGTGAGCATGACGGCTACATTAGccggagcggctgcgtgcaATAGTGACGCTTCCGCTCGGCGTGGCGcggccggtggcgccgcgaACGGCTCCGGCGATGTCGACAGGAGGAGCAACTCGCCCcatctgccgcagctcgccGAAACGAGCTGGAGCCGCCGCTCcagtcggcgcagcagcgtcgtggcCGCGTCTCGGTTTCCCGCGAGCTCGTGTGGCACCCCGGCCATTTGGCAGAAACGTGGCGAGGCGTTGCCCTTGCAGCACCCGCAGCCGTTCAGCATGCCGCAACAGGAGATGTCGTGCTCCTCGCTCGAGGACCCGCAAATCCAGCCCAAAGCGATGACGGATGAGGAGTCGATGCAGCGAAGTTGCAGCGCAGCGGAGTTCACCCAAGGTGCCACAGCGCGTGTAAACCGGCAGACGATGGGGTCTGGAGCGCCTCCGGCAGTACTTCGCGCGGAGAAGGCCACTGAGGAGGCCCTCGGCCACCGGCGAGTGGAAATGGACGGAGTGAGCATCTTTTACAAGGCGGCACGGTTCCGCGAGCTAGAGGTGATGCCGGTGCTCTTTAACcgtctcgccgccgcggagaaGCGACTCACCCGCTACGAGCACAAGAAGCTTCAGGTGGACTCGCACAATGTGGCCCTCgtcgtggtgctgcaggatATGCAGGTGATCGGGGTATCGCGCATATAcgtggtggctgctgtgcaTCTCATCTGGCAGCGCATCAACGCACAGCTGTGGCAGGCGCATCAGCTCCTCCGCGTCATGGAGGGACTGAAGCACAAGTACTGCAAGGGCTACGTGGACCTCGTCTACCCAAGTGGGCGTGGCTCCATCGCGTGCGACAGCGCAGTCACCCAGCCGCCGAGCATCATCGACACCCCGCTGATGCGAGAGGGaacgcggcggcacgcgcaggACGATGTCGCACCTCAGCCATCGCTACCAACGCCGCTACCgttgcagcagccgcgcgcgctgtcTGCGCGGTGCCAAAGCATAGTACCCAGCCGCGCCACTACTGAAGCCTCCGATCCGGCTGGAGACAGCGACGGTAGCAGGCTCTTCaacgtcgccgccaccgatcGCATGCGCTGTAGGTACGCCAGTGTGTGCTCTGGCGTTGCCTCGTCGCCCACATCGTCCGTCACATGCATTATCGGCGGCGACTTTAATGCCGAGCGCAGCGGGCCGGTCATGGAGTACTTGCGCACCGGCAGGGTGCCAGGGGGGGCGGAGGTGATGGAGTACTGGCGAGCACCCAAGTCGGagtcgccggtgccgctcgACCGCACGGATGAGCGAGGCACCGGTCGGGCGACCGCCAGGGGTGAGGTGAATGCGCTGCGCCCCACGCCTCCGCCCCCGTCAAAGGTGCCTCCACCGACACTGTATGGTGTGCTGAACCCCGCGGGGCAGGAGATGATCAGGATATCCCCGCACAACTCTATGCACTCCTCCTTATGTTCTACGGGCTCGCCAccgtcggtgctgccgcgtcgcgcgACCAAGTCTCCGCCCCGCAACTCCGTGAGCAACGCTGCTAGTGCTGCAGCGACCGGTAACGGGACAGGTGACGACCTCTGCCTCCATCAGCCATACACCCCGCTCAGCAAGCGGCCATTCAATCTCTACCCTAGCCGCGTCTCGGACGGCGTGCTGTCCTCGCACAATAGGGCAGACAATCGACTGCAGTGCCGACGAGACTTGGCGAAGGGTaccaccgtcgccgctccGACGTCCCCGCGAAGGTCTGCCCCCACACCGAGTCCACAGCCTACCGAGAATGACCTCCGCTGCAACCGCGGAAGCACATCCCCAACTCTCTTGTCAACCTCCAGTAGCTTCATCGACACGCCGAGCTGTGGCTGTGATGAtggctgtggcggcggcagcaaccttgcagcggtggccgcgTCGTCATCGCAGTATGTGCTGTTCTCTGCGTCGTCGAGCCCCGCTCGCTGTTGCAGTTCGGATGCTCAGCTGCCACTTCTGCGACCCTCGATGTCGATGAACAGGACTCCCACTGTGCATGCCGCCTCCCCAGCCTCTGCACCACAGacctcgccgtcgtctgcgcgGGAGAACGGAGGCTCCGCCACCATCCCCGAAAACCACCGCGCGTAcacgcgacggcgcaccTTACCGGACATGAGCAACATCGAGAGTAGTACGCTGGAACACTCCCGTAGCCGAAGTGCCAGTCAGAGCGGAAGCGTGCTGAGCACTGCGTTTCCCACGAACTGCGCAATGCGACTCGCCGTGCACACTCGCCACGACACGCTCAGTGTGGAGTTGGGCGAGCCTGACTGGGAAAGTGAGGAAAGCCGCGGACGGACCCCCATGTTGGGCGATGCAACCGACGTTGCATCTTCGGCGCAGCCGAGCCCCTCTCACGATCACCAGGAAGGAGTGGGTGGTGCAGGCGGGGTTGTAGAGAAAGGAGAAGTGAACgcgaagcggcggcatcgcatCCACGCGCTGAAAAGCTTCGCAGGtgcggacggcggcggcagcggtggcaacgCCTCAGCGAGCTCGAACTATGGATTGGTGATGGGTGATCACCGGCTGTCCTTGGACGGCGAcccggcgacgccggcgtccccgcgcgcacgtcggaagcggcggcccgccgtcgctgcatcCAGAGACGGGGCGCCAAGCCCTGCTTCGCCCCAAGCCACGCGCCATTTCTCCTCccaggcggcgctgcagtcgccGTCAGCGGTAGACTACGACTTCACGTGCTCGACGGTGTCTGCGTCACCGCCGGTGTCTCTCTTATGCCTGCCCACGCTCATCGCCAACAGCGCCTACACTCCGCCCAGCCCACCGGTGCTTCTCATTGACGACGTCGTGCACAAGATCCGCTTGAGTGACGCCTATGCCCCGTACTGCTACCGCCATCCTTCCTACGTGTCGGCGGTGAACCCGTCCACCAACATGGAGGGCAAGGTGCTCGACCACATATTATACGAGGATGAGCACGTCGTGTGCGGCGGGGTGCTGCGGCTCGGAGAGCGACAGGAGCTTCCGAATGCGCGGGTGCCGAGTGATCACTATATGATCGGGAGCGTGCTGATCCCGATCCAGGAATTGCACCGGGCTTGA